ACGGAAGGAATCCTTCCATGTCCACCAGTGTTGCCCGGAGAGTCACTGGCCCCACGCCCTCAAGGCTCAGTTGATCACCCGAGATGGAGGCCGCTCCTGAAATCATGGTGTAGTTGATGAGGTGCCCGAAGCCGGTCTCGGATGGCAATTGCAGAACCTGGCCGGATTCGCCGTGTTGCGGAATCCTCAAGCCGTCCAGCGGCCTCCGAACGCCGGCGCGCAGCTGAAAAATTTGCAGCGTACCCTCCGTGGCCATCACGAAGGCTCGGTCCCCTTCGACGGTCATGTCCCGGACCCCGGGATTCCCAAACTCGTGGTCACCCATCACCCCGAACGGGGCCGGAATCCCGGGATCAGCGGCGCGCAGTGCCGAGGAATCGGCGCAGACCAGCACACCGTTCCAAAGCCCGAATGGGAGACCTTGGCTCCACGATTCGGAGCCGATCATGCCTCTGGATTGCAACGTGGGCCGCGTGGGATCCGACACATCCACGGCCTGAAATCCCAGGGGCGCACCCGAAATCAGAATCCTCTGTCCATCAAGGACCGGATTGCGCTGGCCGACGAGATCGGGAAGCCATCCAACCAGGACCGGACGTTCGGGGATTCGGACATCCGTGACCGAGAATCCGCCGGTGGCTTCCGTGGCATAGGCGTAGCCGTCCTGAAGCAAGAGCCCCGTTGACGGCAAAAACATATGATTGTTGGCGGGCCCCAACTGCCCCACCAGCCGCGGATGTCCGGGGTCCGCCAGGTCCACCACTTGAAGCCCGGACCCGGTCGCCAGGCAGGCAACCGCGCCGGAGATGGCGATACGGCCAAGGGGAATCCCCAAATCCAGACGCCCCACCTCTCCGGATCCCTCGCCCTCCCCAAGACGGAGGACATGGAACGAGCCGTGCTCCGTGGTGACGCAGGCAAGGTCGCCGTCCATGGCGGCGTCCAAGACGCCATTCCCGATGGGAAACTCCCGGGCGGCCTGCAGTTCGTTGAGGTCGCCGACCGACTGCACCCGCAGAGCCCCTGCTGCGCCGCCGCGGATTCCATAAAACACGCGGCTGTTGGAAATCCGAAGGGGACTCGAAGCCGGCTCGCCAGCCACCTCGCCGAGGAGTTTGAAGTCCACCGAGATCGGATTGAAGACCCGGAGGGTTTCCACCGGATAAATCCCATCGTTCCCCTTCTGGGTGGCTTGCACCACGATGGACTGCGTGGGGACTCCCGCATCAACGATCAGATGGCCGTTTTCGATCCGGCCGGGCCCGGACAGCACCCGATATTCCACCGGCAGTCCGCTCGTGGCGGAGGCGCCGAGCGGATGCGCGATTCCGGGCCGGATGGGTTCCGGAGCAGGTATCGGCCAAACCAATTCCTGCCTTGTCGCCTCGCGCCAGGTGCGCAGCACCAAGTCGGTCGCGTTGACCGTGACCCACAGGTCGCCGTCCGGAAGAACTTGGAGGGTGTCCGGCAGCTTTCCCACCACTCGTGGGTTTGCCGGATCCCGCAGGTCAAGGATTTGAACCGCGTCGTCCATGGTGCCGGCAAAGGCCCATGGCGTCCGGGTGGACAGCGAATGAACGCCAGCGCCACCCAGAGTTGCATGCCCGATCAGGGGCGGATTGGAGGGATCAGACAAATCCAGCAGGTAAACTCCATTCAGCAGGTTTGGTACGACTGAATAAGGTCCCACTCCGATGACCAGATGATTCCCAGTGACCTGCAGCTGGTTGAGTTGCGGGTATCCCGGGAGCACCATCTTCGACAGACGGCGCGAGTTGAGGGGATTGCGCACGTCCCAGAGGGTAAGCCATGCTGCGTGCGTGACCGTCGCGAGGACACCGTCCTGGGTGGTCAACGCGACAATTGGGGAATCATCGCCGATGGAACCGACGATTCTCGGTTGGTCCGGATTGGAAATGTCCACCACCTGGACCTGGTCAGGTCCGTCCGCGATCAAGACGTGGGATCCGGCCCGGGCGCTGGCATACGACCCGCGCAAGCCCTTCAGGGAGCCTCGAAGCCGCGGTTGTGTGGGGTCGTCCACGCTGACCAGTTGAAACACGCCGCCCCCGGTGGCCAACAGCAGGCCGTCGTCAAGCAATAGGTGATAGGCGGTTTCGGTCCCGGGAATGGTCCCGATTCTCGCCGGCCGTGCGGGGTCCCGGATATCGAAAACATCTACATCGTTTCCGTACCGGGCCACGAATGCATGGCCGTTCGTGACGACCAGCGACGAAGCGCGACCACCAATCGGAATTCGCCCGACGATGTGGGACTCAATCTCGGTGGCGTTGACGACGCGTCGGGCGGTGACCGGTGAGATTTCGGAAGTTCCCTGCTGACGGGCCAACAGCACCACTGGCCCTTGGTTCGTCACGAACAATTGGCCGTCCTCCCACCGCGCCGGTCCTGACTCGACGGCGATGTCCACGGGCAGGCCACTGGTCGCGCGGATTTTGAACCCGCCGGCGGTGCCGGGCCGCACCCGGTCGAGATCGGGCGATTCCCAATGCAGATGCTGGGGAATCCGGCGCTGGACTTGCAGCGTGTGCACACCCCTCCCGGTACCCACGGCCACCAAACGGTCGCCATCAGACGAAATCCATAGTGGCCCGGATGCAGCCGCCGCATGCTGAAGCCAGTTTTCATGTCGGCCAAGCACCTCGGGCACCGCAGGCTCCCTGAGACCAAGCACTTCGATGTTTCCATAGACATCGGCAAGGTAAAGGAGTCCGCCGACCCAACGCATTGTTGAGATGCCCGTTGCCCCTCCGCGAAAACGATGGCTGCCGATTTCGTGGATCCTGGTCGGATTTTGGACATCAAAGACCCTCAGGACGTTCCGGTGGGCGGCCACCAGGCGGCTGGACGAAATTCCGATCAACTGGGAGATCCCGCGAAACGTCAGGGCTCCAATCCGCCTCGGGTCGCGGGGATTCGAAATATCCAGCACATGAATGCCACCGCCGATGGCCAGATAAAGGCGGTTGCCGACGACGGCGACCGATCGCACCTCGGAGAACTCCCACGAGACCCAGGGAATCTCGTAACGCCCGATAATGGACACGTTCGCTGGGTTTCCAGCGTCAATCAGGACCACCTGGTTGAACTGAAAGGCGGCGATGACCAGGCTGCCGGACCGGGCGAATTCCACGACACGGTCCGGAGCGGAGAATCCGGCAAGGAATCGAGGGTTCCCGGGGTCCTCAAGGTTCACCATCCGGAGCCCTGAAGATGCAAACCCGGCAAAGGCTGGGTATCCGGAGGCCTCGAGCGTCAGGAGCCGGTCGGTCCGAATCTCGCCCATCCGGTCCATGAAGCCGTTACGAGGGTAGGTCGTGAGGCGGAACCCACCGAGGGCGTCGGACACCACCAAAAACCTGCCGGCATCGAGGACCGCATTGACGTCGCGACCAAATCCGGAACCCGGCATCGGTCGAAGTTCCACGCGAAACTCATTAAAGGTCCGCATCACCAACGCTTTGTCGAAGTCACCGTTGCCGGGTTGCTCGGCAACCACCGTGACGACATCCACATTCGTCACCCAAAGCATCCCGTCGCGGATGACGGCAGGCCCTTTGACGACGCGGAATTCGACCGGCAGGCCGCTGGACGCCTCCGCTTCCAAACGATGCCCGGTCCCCAGCGGAAGGACCGGCTGGTTCGGACTCCCCCATTGGAGCATTTGGGGAATACTTGCAATCCCAGTCCCCGTGACCAGCAAGCCCGTCGCCAGGGAGAAGAGGAATCGGAGCATCATTGTCTCAGGGTCCTTTCAGCAGTGAATACCGAGCCAATAGAGGTTTCGCAAATGCAAACTTGCCAAGCCGAGAGGACCCGGCCAAAAACGCATCTGAGGCACTGTTGGCACTCGGGAGCTTGGTTGTGTTGCGGACTTCCGGAACAGCCAAAGGACGGCCTGTTCCTCAGCGCAGACGTCAGGGGAGTCAGTGGGGATCTGTATCATTGACAGTTCAGCGAGGTGTCGCCGGTTTTGCTGCAGCTCGGGCTAAAACGGCGGAGGGCCGCGCGTACTCCAGGGCGCTTCGCGCACACCGACGCGAGGCCGCGCCATCCGGGTTGGGCGACACCGGGGCGGTCCTGGTGACCCGGACCACGTCACCGGGAAGCCGGAAGGCCCTCGGTAATCGGACGGCTTGGGCACCTCCATGTCGAACGAGTTTGGCTGTCAGGCGTCTTCAGCATTCAGCGGAAGGCTTGCGCCGGGAACGGGACTCCAGGCGGTACACTTTTTTTTGTTCTGCACACCGGGACGCTTGCGGTTGACTGGAGCTCCTGTGCCGCGCGAATACGCCCTTCGAGCCCCGGAGGCCTCTGCCGAGCTTCGGATAGACTACGCTCGTGAGCTGAACCCCCAGCAACTGGCGGCGGTCACCGCCCCGCCGGGGCCGGCCCTGGTCCTGGCCGGGGCCGGGGCCGGCAAGACGCGCACGCTCACCTACCGGGTCGCCTGGCTTTTGGAGCAGGGGGTTCCCCCGGAGCGGATCCTCCTGCTCACGTTCACCAACAAGTCGGCGCGCGAGATGATGCAGCGGGTCGGCGAACGGGTCGGGGGCGATCTGACGCGGTTGTGGGGCGGCACCTTCCATTCGGTCGGACTGCGCATCCTGCGGCGTCACGCCGACCGGTTGGGGTACCGTCCGGACTTCACCGTGGCCGACCGGGAGGATTCCCGGGACCTGATCGCCGCGTGCATCGAGGATGCCGGTGTGGACGTGAAGGCCCGTCGCTTCCCGAAAGCGGAGGTGCTTGGGGAGATCTTCTCGATGGCCCTCAATACGGCGCGGCCGCTCGCGGCGTTTATCGAGGCGGAGTACGCGGATTTCGTCCCGTTCACCGATGTCCTTGCCGAAGTGGCCCGCCGGTACACCGCGCGGAAGCGCGACACGGGACTGATGGATTTTGACGACCTGCAGGTGCTCTGGCTGCGGTTGCTCCAGGAGCACGAGGACCTGCGGGAGCTTTACGGGCGCCGGTTCCAGCACCTGCTGGTGGACGAGTATCAGGACACCAACCATCTGCAGTCGGCGCTGTTGGACGTGCTGACCGCAGGTCATGGCAACCTGATGGCGGTGGGGGACGACGCCCAGAGCATCTATTCATGGCGGGGCGCCAACTTTGCCAACATCCTGGGATTTCCCGAGCGGCACGCGGGCGCCCGGGTGTTCCGCATCGAGACCAACTACCGGAGCACCCCCGAGATCCTGTCCGTGGCCAATGCCGCACTGGCGGCGAACACGCGCCAGTTCCCGAAGCGGCTGCAGCCGGTGCGTCCCAGCGGACCAAAGCCTGCGCTGGTGGTCTGCAATGACGGGTCCGAGCAGGCGGCCTTTGTGGCGCAGCGGGTGCTGGAGCTGCGGGACGAGGGGCGGCGTCTCGATGACCTTTGCGTGCTGTACCGGTCGCACTTCCACGCGCTGGAGCTGCAGCTCGAGCTGACCCGGCGGAACATCCCGTTCCTCATCACCAGCGGCCTCCGGTTCTTTGAACAGGCGCATGTCAAGGACGTGGCGGCGTATCTCAAGCTCGTGACCAATCCCCGGGACGAACTGGCGTTCAAGCGGCTGGTGCGGATGCTGCCGGGGATTGGCGGCAAGGGGGCGGACAAGCTTTGGCGTCGGTTTGCCGCGGAGCTGGGACCCCTTCCGGAACCCGCGGCGAGTCCGGTGGTGTCCGACAACGACGGTGGTGCGGATCCGGTTGCCGGGGACGCCCCGCCGGTTCCCGTGGCACCCGCCCTGGCGAAGATTTCCGACGCCGTGCCGAAGCGCACCGCCGCGGCTTGGGCGCAGTTCGCCGCCACCCTGTCGCAGTGCGAGGCGCCGTCCGTCCGGCGCTCACCGGCAGCGCTCATCCGGTTGGCGGTTGAGGCGGATTACGCCGACTACCTCAAGGCGACGTACGAGAATGCCCGCAGCCGCCTTGAGGATCTCGATCAACTCGCCAACTACGCGGGACAGTTCCAAGGC
The DNA window shown above is from Verrucomicrobiia bacterium and carries:
- a CDS encoding ATP-dependent helicase, which codes for MSNEFGCQASSAFSGRLAPGTGLQAVHFFLFCTPGRLRLTGAPVPREYALRAPEASAELRIDYARELNPQQLAAVTAPPGPALVLAGAGAGKTRTLTYRVAWLLEQGVPPERILLLTFTNKSAREMMQRVGERVGGDLTRLWGGTFHSVGLRILRRHADRLGYRPDFTVADREDSRDLIAACIEDAGVDVKARRFPKAEVLGEIFSMALNTARPLAAFIEAEYADFVPFTDVLAEVARRYTARKRDTGLMDFDDLQVLWLRLLQEHEDLRELYGRRFQHLLVDEYQDTNHLQSALLDVLTAGHGNLMAVGDDAQSIYSWRGANFANILGFPERHAGARVFRIETNYRSTPEILSVANAALAANTRQFPKRLQPVRPSGPKPALVVCNDGSEQAAFVAQRVLELRDEGRRLDDLCVLYRSHFHALELQLELTRRNIPFLITSGLRFFEQAHVKDVAAYLKLVTNPRDELAFKRLVRMLPGIGGKGADKLWRRFAAELGPLPEPAASPVVSDNDGGADPVAGDAPPVPVAPALAKISDAVPKRTAAAWAQFAATLSQCEAPSVRRSPAALIRLAVEADYADYLKATYENARSRLEDLDQLANYAGQFQGCTEFLSQLALQTNLEAGEEGGRSGRDDEERLRLSTVHQAKGLEFGVIFVIMLCDGMFPGSRSLDFPDALEEERRLFYVATTRARDELYLLYPLIRMVQGGMTLQQRSRFLGEVPQDLIEEWQLRPGIARSPGRAAFEPDPNPDPDPDPDPDPDPELQPDAGPSSGDDPF